The Rosa rugosa chromosome 1, drRosRugo1.1, whole genome shotgun sequence genomic sequence GAATGAGCCATGAAGATATATACCAGTTATTAAGAGATCTCTCATCTAagagagaaataaaaggaaaaaacaaagtaaTAACCCAGAATATGGAATCAAATAAGCTTTACCTTCTGGAGGCACCCATGTTTCAGTAGAATCATGCACTATCAAGAAATGAAGGTCTCTCCGGACCAAGTATTCTTTTTTGGGCTTCTTACCCTTGCTCTGTTGTTTCCCTTGTGAGGTACCTTGGCTCTCAGAGGATTTATCATCTTCTGATGCATAATAGCCTCTGTTATGCTTTAGCAACAATGCTACAGCATCCTCTGCCAGGAGTCCAGCTCCTGTGGAGGAAGATGTCGACAGTTGATGAGAATCACCACTAGCTTCAGATTCATGAACTTGTTTTCCTTTCCTTATAATCAAACCAGGCGCAGCCAGATTCCATGTTAACTTTCATTCTCCAAAATCTTCTTCCTGTCTTTATAGTCCACAAATACTTCAGACTCGTGCTCATTCATAGATGCTGCCTCTTGATGACCCTCCTCAATCCTCTTGTACGCTATAGCTCCAAGCCATTGGGACTTTGCAACAGTATACACAACACTTTTTCCTTCAGTTGCATCAGTGAGAACCTCACCTGACTCCAGCTTCTTGCTAGATGCAACAGTCACATCTGTACTCCCCTCTTTCTTTATAGAGCCACTTTCTGGATTTTCAGGCGGACAGGTTTCCTTTGGTTTAAGTGGATGTTGCTTGTTGATGGCAGCAGCAGAAGTTTCAGGATTTTCAGGAAGCACCTTTGAATCCCTTTTCTTGGCTGCTTCACCTGTTGAATCAGCAATCTTCAAAAGGAAGACTGCCCTGTCATATTCGGACTGGAGATCTGAGAGTTCCTTTTGCAATTGCTCAGTTTTATCAAGCACtaacaagaagaaaatcagcACAGCAAGTGTTAGCAGAAAGCACTAAAGCAAAATATCAACTCAGATGCATTAAAGATCAAGGTACATCAGAGCAGAACTCCACACCTAGCTTAGATGAAACCCCAGACATGTATTCATCCAGTGCGTCTCCAGCATCAGTGTCTTCTGTAGTTTCTGATGCCGATCTGTTTTTCTAAATTGAAAGCAGCTCTTTCTTGTTCTCAATTTCTTTTGTGATTGCATCTCTCTTATCAAGAAGAGTATCAGCGGTTTCAAATTGATTGGTTTTCACTAGCCATTTTGCTAGAAGGCTTCTTTGTTCGATCATAAAATTCATCATCATTAGTTCATTACTGAAAAACAAATAACTAGAATCATTAACAATGAATTTCATAACCCATATGGCATTGACAAATGATGTATGGCGTTTACTTAGCTAAATTAACAGTTAACCATGAGAATTAGGAATTCAATACTACAGTTCCATAGTTAAACATTTTGATCCGTATAGTTTATATAGTTCAATCCTTGGAAAAATGAGTACATGAGTGTCTCTTCCGAACCTAAAAGTGCAAAACTTTCACATAGGTAATTTTCATTAATTAAATACCTCaaaagttcttcttcttcttcaattgctCCTTTCTTCTTACCATGAGATTCCTTCCCTACACGTGCACCTAAACTTTCTTGAATACTCTCATTCAGTGTCTCTTCCAAATTTCAAGCTCTTCCAGAATCTGTAAGAAATTTCAAAAAAACGTGTTAACCAGAAGATCACTATTGTTCTGCCTCCTTATATTGGAACTTAAGGATGCAACAGATCATCGTCATTTGTCAAATACCAGTATAAAGAAGCAAAAGGGCTGGCATATAGGTTCTGGTGAAATTTTTTACCTGTTCTGTTCTTTTTTCATTTCGAGAGATCTGAGTTTGTTGCCCTTGAGTCAATCCACCTTGAGAACACGACTAGCATCTATTTCTTTCTTCATATGAGCAATCTACAAGCCAAACAGTGAAGACATGAGGGAAaaaagggaaggaaaaaaaacctCATGAGAGCGTATAAACAGGTTTCTATAGTCAACATTGGAATTCTTTCAATCTTTGCTTTCCTCAtttaacgaaaaaaaaaaagtgactgTAAACAAATGAGGCTGAGAAACATGAACTACAATATCCTGAGAACAGGTAAAAGAAGGGAGAGAATTTCCAGATGAGAAGACAGAATTGTAATATCAGGATAGTGGATTTAATTATGATGAATGTGTTGGGTTCGCgtacttttttctttgttgatgCTGGTATGCTCAACCTAATAGTGGATAGAAAAAACTTATTGATTAGAATCATAAGGACCAGTTTCAACCACTTTAAGAGGTCCCTATTTAATTATTGCAAGTACATCAACAGTTGTATTCTTCCATAAGTTCCATTACACAAAGATATACTGTTGATTATGTTCATAGTGATTATAAGATTGTATAGCTTTTAGATACCGAAGTTATGGAAAGTTGATCATATATGAACGAAGGAATCGAGTCCATGCAGCAGACGGATACACCAATGTTATAAAAGAAGACCATATCGAGAAAGATCGAACCTTTAATCACGGAAAGTCTGATCGATGCACTTGGACACTGGATATGGATAATTGCTGTTCCGACCTCATGACAATAAATCAAGCTGCTTCAAGTTCTTGTACAATTAGCATTGCAGCTCACAGTGTACAAGTTTTGGAAATATATATCTTCATCATTAGCCATGGCAGGGATAGCTTCTCAAGTTCCAATCAGTTTCAGTTCCACAAGAAATCGACTTCAGCCTATATGACAAGAAAATCCATGTAACGGAAACAAGATGTCAAACCTTGTAATATTTTTAGAATTGACAACAGGAAAGTGCAATTGCAAGCACTTGTAAAATAGATAATACAGGGTTAtccaaataaaaagaaaaataaacttaTTAAATAGGACTACTTAGGCTGTTAATATCAGATTACCTAGCTTAGGTAACAGCCTCTTTAATCAGTCAAAATGGCTCCTGCATACAATGTGTTCACCAAAATGTCCAGGAAGAGATACTGATCATTTAGTTATTCAGTAAGCGACACATTCCAGTAAAACAGAACAAAGACTACATAATGGTAGTCTTGTGATGCACAAAGTATATATGTGAAACCCAACCATGATATCCCGAATGCTTATTAATCCTTGTATCCATGAGTAGTAAAATTTTGTAAATGACCAGTAACAaagacaatatatatatatataacatttaTGATTTGATCTGATGAAGAAAGAAAGCAGGATAAGGACACCCTAGGTCCCCAGCAATCAGTGACAGCTTCAAACACATGTTAACATAGAACTTAAAGCAGCAGGACCAATGGGTATATTTGCAATATTAGGGACACAATTCTCAAAAAAGGAGCCAGACTATATGCAAGTGGATCTAGACTATCATTACTTTCGATGGTggtgaagtggaatggtttgGTAGAGAGGATGCCCACTCAATCTTTCAGTCTGAGTACAGCTACAGAAACACCATTTCTCCGACTCCATTTCTATTGTTAGGATACAGGTTGTACATAAAGCTTGCAAATCCCATGTACCTATTATATTCCATTCAGTATTCGCATCCATTCCACACAAACCCTCAGCCTAAGACAAGAAAACCCATGCCACAAAAATTAGTTATCAAACGTAGTAAAATAAGACAATTTGACAACTAGAAAGTGCTTAAATTCAATcctgtttaagtatattggtattgagagagattgatgagagaagtgtatatcattatagagaataggagccctatatatagggattacaaagtgcataatctaagagtacaaggattccttatctaacttggagtaggaaacctctcctattacagctatagaacttatcctagtttgactaggcacactaagtgtcaatatccttcaacactcccccttgtgccgctcaaacttggtggtgacgcttcatccgttgcctcgttaaaaaccttgctcaagtgaaaaaccctgtgggataaaaatgaactcgaggaggagaaaagagtgcaacacgtccttgatccttcgagactgagtaactccccctgatgtcgaaatctccccctgattgctacaattatgggagttcggataaccttcttaatccgatactcttcacatgtttctcgaaggtggatttaggtaacgacttagtgaataagtccgctacattatcctctgatcggatttgattcacttcaatctttagaagtgattgttgttgctgattataaaagaacttaggcgatatatgcttggtgttgtcgcccttgatgaaacctaacttcatttgttcaatacaagctgcattatcctcataaatgcatgtaggttcatctgtggtagacttcaaaccacaacttccttgaatgtgtctaattatagaccttagccatatacattcacgtacggcttcatgtagagcaataatctctgcatgattcgaggaagtagcaacaagggtctgttttgtagacctccaagatatcgcgatgcttcccatggtaaagacataacccgtttgggagcgacctttgtgagggtcagagaggtaccctgcatcagcaaaacccatcaagacatcattgtcgtttggATGGAGGggggatagggtgaggccggccacccttgatgGTGGTGGGGGCGTTGGCAGCAACATGGCCGGCCACTATGttgtggtggacggcggcttcatgcctaatggggtccgatcccattcttccgtcattccttttctctctgtagggataaaataggcccatatcaatcgtacctcctgggtatcgaaagattgtcttttcaccaatccaatggcggcgtgttggcgcagagctatgtcgagctaacaagttcactgcgaatgagatatccggtcttgtgcattgagctaagtacaataatgcgcctattgcacttaaatagggcacttcggcctctaatgcttcttcgtcctcatcctttggacgaaacggatcttttccgggctcaagactacgaccgatcatgggagtactcacaggctttgctttatcttcattaaagcgccttagaattttctgagtatatgcagactgatggatcaaaatcccatcactacggtgctcgagttctaaaccgagacaaaaccgtgtcttcccaagatctttcatctcaaattcagatttcaagtatttagcagtttccttcaactcatctagagttccaattaggttcatgtcatcgacataaactgctatgattgcaaatccggaacttgttcttttaatgaacacgcatgggcatatttcattgttaatatatcccttcccaatcaagtagtcacttagacggttataccacatccgtccagattgttttaatccatatagtgagcgttttaatcttattgaaaacgcgctccgtggtttagagccacttgatttgggtaattgaagtccgtctggaaccttcatatatatctctgaatctagatccccatagagatatgctgtaaccacatccataagctgcatgtcaagtttttcggaaactaccaaactgacaaggtagcggaacgttataacgtccattacgggagaatatgtctcctcgtagtcgattccagggcgttgtgagaaaccttgcgccacaaggcgggctttatatcttaccacctcatttttctcattacgctttctaacaaagacccatttatggccaacaggctttacacttgggggtgtctgcgttacaggcccaaatacctgtctctttgttagtgaatccaattcaacctggatcgcatctttccatttaggccaatctgctcttcgttgacattcttcaacagagcgaggttcgatatcatcatattctataatccctttcgcaatatgatatgcaaatgcatcatcaatcgccatagaatttctatccatcatctcatgtacactagtgtaatttatggagatctctctattctctggagttggttctgacattggagcgtcccccaatgatgtctcttggacataaccataatccggaatattctcatgagatggattatttatatcgatgattaatggattattctgtgccaaactcgctttctttcttgggcgagaatccatcgaacctatgggcctcccgcgcttcctggcaggagccgtgggcctagccataacgtcaccatcattgagagatgggacgttggcgccatgctcatgcattcttgagttggcgtcatgtcctctacttttagggacatcaatccttgcaggcacgtttgcagcaggtatgtgtgatctcgtcactttagcgatatcagaaaacgtatcaggcatcgattctgctacgttctgaagatcgagaattctccgcacttcagtttcggactgtgcggttcggggatcaagatgagacagagtggggacagaccacgacaattcctgtcgttcctgttgaacatttatgttcttatctccccctaacgacgggaagactgtctcatcgaagtgacaatccgcaaatctagcggtaaagagatcgcctgtcaagggttctatatagcggataatcgttggagaatcatattcaacataaatgcctaatcgtcgttgaggacccattttggtgcgctgtggcggcgcaataggcacatatactgcacacccaaatatgcgtaagtgtgagacattaggctcatacccagttaccatctgggacgcagaaaatggtggagtggcagtgggcctcagacgaataagcacagctgcatgcaatattgcatagccccaagcagaaatagggagattggtgcgcattaccaatgccctagcgaccatttgtagtcgtttaatggcggcttctgcgagaccattttgggtgtgaacatgaggaacaggatgttcaacatcaaacCCAATGggtatgcaataatcatcaaaagtctttgatgtaaactctccagcattgtctaatcttatagacttaataggatgatcagggtggtgagcccttaacttaatgatttgtgctaggagtttagcgaatgcagcgttccttgtggacaatagcatgacatgtgaccagcgtgtcgatgcatcaaccaataccataaaatatcgaaatggtccgcatgatggttgaataggtccacaaatatcaccttggattctttgcaagaatggtatattttctttagtgtcctttgcataggatggtctcgatcctaactttgctaaagagcaggctttgcagaacgaataatgggctttaggaataaccaatgaggattttggttgagccatgaagtcacaattgactttagaagtagaaattggagtcaggggagcagaggtggcgtcaaagccacccttgagccgcagggggatggcggcgccggctagtggtggccggTCTTGAAAGGGGAAGGcaccgtgaggcgcaggtgcgcatccttgatccaaatttcgagttttacttcctttcgttctgaaaaagggatgtccgtgtgaagtctttaatatacggatcatcatgtcacgacctgggtgtcccaaacggtcgtgccaaagcctatatgtgtcggaatcccataaatcatctctcatgacatggttggagttaatgactcgaatagtggttgcatacaacccactagagcgacacataagtttctctaagactcgtttatgtccgtagtcattagaggtgatgtaaaggaactcttgtccattctcacaatgtgtttccatatgaaaaccattggctcttacatCTTTGAAGCTAATAAAGTCGAAAAAGATATCCAAGACATGAGATAAAagaaatcgacactttattaataatagccaatgattacatcaaagtttcttgaccaaaatctaatccaacataaaaatcaaaccatagacaaatcgtagtcactcaatccgttcggtaatttcaatttagttgtgaccaggtaaggtaaggcgagattttggtggagcgttgctcacttttaaaaccgttctctcagatcaaaccttgcctagacatcacaagtactcttgagtacgcctagagggaaaaagtgaatacaataagtcattttattgatttaaggcataattgccatttacataattcttggaaaaataaaagactataaataaaaatctgcggcattttatcttcatcgccagatttaaagtctttgtgaactcgatgtcttgatcaccatgatgtgactaccttcgtaggtacattgcaaattcaggtccattgatcagacgttccatatcagaaatagacaccataaagaggattctcccttgattgaggcgcattggcgcaatatgcatagtccttaggactggtggcgttggaaagtggtgcccatggccaacgttggctccatggtttccaaccctatttccctcaaaatcacgcctcctacggtcgtgagattgtcgccttgagcgattaccttcttgagcatttcgatcgtatggatcatgacgtcgatggcgactttctctagccatagaacgatgctcttgatagctatcttgaagcctatcaaatcttctttgcacaagttcattgccatgtctttcagcagtggccatagcttcaataagctgttggaaacttgtgatccgtcttgcatttacatgagtccggaataagtcagaggacctcatagcacagacggggaaggtattgagggttttctcaatcaactggtcttctgtgatcatctttccacagagacgcatcattactctgatgctgagagcttccgaataaaattgcatgataGTGTCAAATttagagaagcgaagatctttccattctgcttctgtattcggaagtatggagtcacgaacattgccatatcgttcgcgaagcgcatgccaaagctttatggcgctatcctcatttatgaactcaaactgtaggtcactatccatgtgacgtttcatgaaggcaagtgccttggaattatctttctcagtttgagggtctggagctgtttctataggacaaagctcttggattgtatgcaataaatcacgggcaataaggtggatctcgacatcagtgacccaaattaagtaccttttgcctgcataatccaatggaacaaaatcgagttttttcatgtttgacatcctgaaagatgaaacaagaacaagttagtttcggagtcaatgcttccacgaaaactaatataaataagatttccgagctatgctaccaagaaatcgatttccaagaataattggattagaccgaaacaatgatgtttgaatggtcaaaatagatgctcacgaacgctcttagtccgtagcgtacgaacgctcttagttcgttaaatcgatgcttacggacgctcttagtccgaagtcttacgaacgctcttagttcgttaattgcgtgaatccccacgattccgcttttcaatgatcgaacccacgttataagaaaggtgggatgtagaagaagggaggttttcaagtccccgagaaaagaagaagaaatataaatttcaaatttttaggaacttcaaaacttactcttttggatacttacttgttggttttggatcacgcgcgtgtcgatgcaggcgtgatggagcgaagcaatccgagtagcAGCGTGCAGCAGCAAGTTATATgtgcagcaggggctgcaggaTGAAGCTGGGCCGAGAGGTGCAGTAAGGCTGCAGGGGTGGCAGCTGCTAGACGCAAGGGCGTGTGGCTGCAGGAGCAGCTCGCAGGACAGCGGGGGCTGCTGTGCAAGGTTGCAGGCGCACGGGCGCTCGGAGCAGCAGTGTGCGCAGGGGCGCACGCGGGGCAGCAGTAGGCGCAGGGGCGCACGCGGGGCAGGCTGCAGCGATActagcacgggctaggggctgcggcagttttggcgatatgaaattcttttcgggttttggctttttggctttttggcttttgtggtttagggctcgtgctgataacttgtttaagtatattggtattgagagagattgatgagagaagtgtatatcattatagagaataggagccctatatatagggattacagagtgcataatctaagagtacaaggattccttatctaacttggagtaggaaacctctcctattacagctatagaacttatcctagtttgactaggcacactaagtgtcaatatccttcaacaaatCCTTTAAAGTGTGGCACTGGAATATTTAAGATGCTGAGCGATAACATGTACCTAGTTTAGCTAAAAGGGACACTTCATTCAGTTAAATGCATTCCAAATTTCCTTTATGGTGAAAGACCATGTGATACACAATCCTGCATAGAACATGTTCATCAAAATCAGATTCATTTCTCCAGCTGGAGGTAAATAGATCATTTAATAGTTCAGCAAATTGACAACCAGGGGCTATAAGCATTGGATTGCAGTGAGAAGACATAACGACTAAATAACAGTATTCTTGTTGCAGATAATGCAAAGTAATATGAATACCTAGCCTGAATGTTGTAAATACATCCTTCTATTGAGCAGAAAGAGATTAGAATGATAGGAAATAGACATGATTTGGGGACTGCGGTATACACTGAAAGTAAGAGACATCAATCCAAACCAAGTATGCAGCGACATTAAAATTCTTAACAATCCTTTCCAGAAATGCTGTTATTCTTTTCAAGTAAAGATTACTACAAAGTCATGGGGAAGGAGTGGCCTAAAAACAAGATTACAAAACATAAGTAGGCTatgttttcttctttaatttctcTTTTTGAAAAACACCAGATTTTATGAATACTCACAAATTACCAGAGGATTACAATAAATATGATATCATATGAATACCTACAAAATAAGATACAAAATTTTTTAAACTGGCAACCAGTGCACCAAATAAAGATCATTTTTTAAACTGGCAACCAGTGCTACAAAATTTTTTAAACTGGCAACCAGTGCACCAAACTGGCAACCAGTCCATTACTGGTAGTTTCAAATTATCCCACTCTTTTGAGTCTTCCGTCCACACATCATCTAGGACAAGAAGGAACTTCTTATCCTTAACGTGTGACCTTATACAGAGTAATAGAGTTTCCAACTCATTTGAACTCTTTTGGGTTTCATTTTTATCTAGACTCTCAATGATCGCTTTGGCAATCTTAATCTCGTCAAAAGGGCTCGAGACACAAACCCATACTTTCTTATCAAAATGGGCTATAACCTTTTCATCATTATAGGCTAATTGGGCAAAAGTTGTTTTCCCCATCCCTCCCATCCCTACAATAGGAATGAGAAGGAACCGCCCCCCTTCTCGGCTACTCTCTCTCAACAACTTGCTCaacaacatatctttttcttcttctcggcCAAATATCGTAGATATATCgaccaaagatgaagtcttctGTCGTTGAATAAGCTGCTGATCATCAGGGCCACCTTTTGTGGACTGATGAAAGCCATACATTTCTCTTTCAGCATCAACCAAAGTTAACTTCTCATTCAGTTCCCCTATCCTTCTAGCTATGTTATGACGATGAATGACCTTATTGGCTTGgccaaaacaaaagcaaacagAGGACATGGGGAAACATATACCTTCTTCTTTGTAACAAGAGCATTTTCTCCTTCCTTCTCTTGTTTCTCCTCCACTTGCCGTCTGAGAATTTCAGTGTTCCACTCATCTAGCACGTCGTCCATCTCGTACGTCACATCTTTCAGCTTCTCCAACCAGTCTTCCACCCTAGCGTCTGTCACTTGTTTCTTCTCTGCATCCTCAAGCACAGCCTGGATTGCTTTGAGCTTGCTGCTGAAACTTTTAACGTCTTTCTCAGCATTCAAAACCAGTTTCACCGATTGATTAGTGTGTTTATATACTACTGAAGCCAATTGCTCCAGAAGCACAGAGATGAGTGCATCAGCCATTTTTGGCGTCAGAACTTGGTTATAATTCAAAGAGAAATAGAACAGAGATGAATATGAGCTAAGATAAAATGGATGAGTGTGTTGTCACCTCTCTTCTACTCGGTTTATATATAGTTCTGAAATTTCATGGATTACTCAATTAACTTCATATTGGCTAAATTCTAGTTTGGATAAAGATTGGAAATAATTGAAGTACGGATATATGCACCATCATATCAATTGATAAGGTATAACTTCCAAAGAGATAGAAGCATATACCTGCCTCGATTATTACTTCAACAACTTTAGCTAAAGAGAGCATTCCTCTTTAATTGCATGTACGTGAACCACAGGGTTGAAAAGCAGCACTCTTGCAtagaaaaagaataataatgCGAGGGAGCGACGGAAAGCATATATTGTTCCTTTCTGCACTCTTTACAACTGCTTCATCAACATTGAACAACCATGTGAAAGCATATATTGTTCCTTTCTGCACTCTTTACAACTGCTTCATCAACATTGAACAACCATGTGAAACTTCTGCAACTATCGTCCAAGTCCTATTAACccatatatatttttgaaaaaCAAGCATACTGTTTAAGTTCGATTCGAATGAATTGATTTAAAACATGCAACTTAACTTTGACAACAGTAGTATATTAACTAAATATATGAAATATTAGGTAGAATATTGCAACTGAAATAACTAACTAAATACAATGTGAAATTTTTCTGCATGTCTTTATGCAATGCTTCATCTGAGGACATTCCTGTTGACATTTTTTGTTCTGTACCTGGATTTTGAATTTGTCATGGTAGATTTGCATGCCAACTTCTTCTTACTTACTTTACATTCTTTAGGTAAAAACTTGCTCAATACTGGCTATCATATATGTGACAACTTTCTTGCTGATCCTGAAAGCTGATTACTGAAAGAAACCATCAATTTTAAATTGCAGAATTGTATCATAAAATGTAGACCAAGAGTTTATGTTCACATTGTCCTTAAAAGCATGGaacatgatttgaggaagtctTTGTTTTCGGCTAGGAAAAAGAGCATGCGATATTTTGCTTGCCTTATTGGTTTTACATGTTTAATTGTCCACATGGTCATTGAAAAATTGTATGAAAGAAAACAGTTAAGAACAGAGGCATTGCTTGACGTTTCTGGGCTCAAATCTCAAGCTGAACTCTTTTATGTTACATATCATGGTCAAGAGGCAGAGGACAGATTTCCCAACAAGTTTTGTTCATTCCCTCGATGGTTCTCATATATATGATGATGACTGCAGCTGCCACTTCGTTCTTCTTGTACAGCCAGCATTTAAATGGTTCCTGAATACATGTATGCATATGTGCAATAGAAGTGAGCAAAGCTTGATACATGCAGAGAAAAGATGCTACTATACTTAATTAGAGCTATTCAACGATCTATATCTTAGATTCTTGTTAAGTATTTTAAGCCTTGAGGCTAATTGAGGAATAAGTAGATATAGACTAGTAGATTCATGTTAGAGGTTGCTTAGCCAAAGTGGGGTTACAGCTTTTCACTGTAACCATGTCGCGTTTATGTTTATAATGTATTTTCTTCCCCTGTAAATTTGGTTGACTAAAGCTGTAATTATTCGTTCAACTATTCGTTTACAGTTATCACTATACAAGTTTAGCATTGAAAATTGTTTTGGTTTGAGAGAATACGAAATAAAATGAAGGTTTCAGGTGCTTATACGGGCATGCGACTGGTTCAATTGGTACTACAACGTTCATCTGAGTATCCTTGCAAAGCTTCGGAAGATTTCAGTCATGCCCACTGACCACATTTGCTGACAGAAAACTCATCGGCAAAGCCTTTTATAATTTCATCAGCAAGTGCTTTTTGGTGGTACTAAAATAAAGCACTTCTAGAATCACAGAGAACACTTCGAAATTTTTACAAAAACCTCGATGTACTTCTAACAAAACCACTT encodes the following:
- the LOC133733296 gene encoding disease resistance protein RGA2-like, whose product is MSSVCFCFGQANKVIHRHNIARRIGELNEKLTLVDAEREMYGFHQSTKGGPDDQQLIQRQKTSSLVDISTIFGREEEKDMLLSKLLRESSREGGRFLLIPIVGMGGMGKTTFAQLAYNDEKVIAHFDKKVWVCVSSPFDEIKIAKAIIESLDKNETQKSSNELETLLLCIRSHVKDKKFLLVLDDVWTEDSKEWDNLKLPVMDWLPVWCTGCQFKKFCSTGCQFKK